The Verrucomicrobiota bacterium DNA segment CCGAGACTTCCTCCGCCACTTTCTAAAGGCGCATGGATCTGCCTGAGGAGAGGCCGATCGAAGTCCCCATCACGGACGAAATCGATCTCCATACCTTCCGCCCGAATGAGATCGGGTCGTTGCTCCCCGAGTATTTTCGCGCTTGTCGAGAAAAGGGGTTGGCTCGGGTGAGGGTCGTCCACGGCAAAGGCACCGGCGCTTTGCGGGCGGGGGTGCACCAGCTTTTGGCACGCTTGCCAGAGGTGGTGGCGTTCCAGTGGCCGGCTCCTGAGGGGGAAGGAGGCTGGGGAGCCACTTGGGTGGAGTTGCGCCGGGGCTAGGGGATGGCTTTCTAAAAGAAAGCTTCTTTT contains these protein-coding regions:
- a CDS encoding Smr/MutS family protein, whose translation is MDLPEERPIEVPITDEIDLHTFRPNEIGSLLPEYFRACREKGLARVRVVHGKGTGALRAGVHQLLARLPEVVAFQWPAPEGEGGWGATWVELRRG